The Harmonia axyridis chromosome 3, icHarAxyr1.1, whole genome shotgun sequence nucleotide sequence TGGCCGTCGATTAAAATCTCACTCGGGATAGTAGACAGAAGCAATAAAAAGTTCAGGTCGGGGTAATTGAATTAGAAGTGCATCGGAGGCTGGCTGAGTGGGTTAGTAATGAAATTAACGCTGAGATAATCGAACGCGAAGAATGTTAATGGTGAGAACGGAAAACAATTCGTTCTGCAGGACGGAATTGTAACATCCAGTTGTTTGCGCATCCTGCGTGTCTTTTTTTAGTCTTCGGTAGAGATCGTTTGGATTATTCTATTGCGTTATTTCAGACGTAAAATGAGGGGATCTTTCATGAAGCGTTCAGTTACGCACTGCaagaattttaatgattttttcgatatcgagaactttttgtcacaaattttttttttactttctcaattattttacttcaaatatttgtaattttcgaatttctagCCGGGATGGTCTTCaacgactcactgatgatgaatccgtcctcaaaaCGCCATTTGTCCAGGAATTcgtgaacacgataactctcaaacgAAAACaccatgaaatttgaaattctaactACAGCGGTTATGTTCGTTAGTGCTTAAAATCGGACAAAGGGCCGTTCGTAATTCAGTTTTCCGGAAAATTTCAATCCaacataaagtaataaacatagatagagagagttgcgcaatttttacatgtccccaacatggttagattacgttgtcgaattgtgatatattttcaaatccataattttactatatcgttatgaatgaaatatatttatttgagttattcccgattaaatatgcgaatttgaacatttggaatccgatacttttcctaattgtcgaatttataataagcagaatatttgttattttttgtatctacctgctgaaatccaaggtttgacaacttttgctctcctagtgtcatcggttgtttcacgtcgattggcgcgcttgaagttttgaattttttatatatttgggtatttatttcaatatattttgagttaatatgaaacgttgattcactatgggacataaaaagtgcgttcttcgtggagaaactcgcgaattgagtgaaatatcgtatccgCGCACTTCATGACAAAGATAGTTCATATTggtgacaaaatttgcttaggtactgaaaatgacatatgctccgtctatctatgtttattactctgagatcaaACCTATTCCATCGGAGTTGAAATTTGTATTCAGAGGTGAAGTTACAATTTTGAGCAATATTTCTTTGACCACAAAACCAGCAGAATTGAAACAACAATATCAATCTTCTTGCAAAAGTTCATGCTCACgtcatcacaaccatagaagaaGATTATTGCAAAAGAAATGCCTTATATTTCCGTGATGAGAGATTTGATTTGGACGATATTGCATGtgtatttgaaataacaatttcaatcacCGTGCAAAATTTTGTGCTGATATCATCCTCCGAACCATAGATATTTTGGaggaatatagaaaaaaaaacctaatatttcagtaacaagAGTTCATCATGAAGAAAAAATCTTGTTCGATCTTTTCGTGATAGAATTGGACTTTCGGTAGTTCCTGAAGGACTAGCTAGAGATATGAAAAATGattaattgattaatttcaaatgtaagaATAGTTTTTAGTAGACCTTTAGGTCCTTAATCAAAAAAGCTGATCAGAAGACACTGGTCAATGCTGGTCCCGAGGCTGGTCCCTACGTTATATGGTGTTCAAAGTAGACTCATGTATGAAAAAGATAAATAGCGctgaaaaattaaagaaaaacctTAGCGATCAATTGGGGAATAGCAATTTCACCAGCAGAGTAGCGAAAAGACTATTCAGATAATATATGTTCCCCGACTCAAAAGTTGTGATAATATTACTCTTGAAGATTTTACGTTGTCTTTTTTGAACACCCTATAACTTGGGAACCAGCTTTGACCAAAGTCTTCTGATCAGCTTTTCTTATTAAGGGTATAAAGGTCTAcaaaaacatttgaaattaaccggtaatcatttttcatttttacaaaTTCCTATTTTAAAAGGATCGTTTTTGTCAAACAAAAATCTATGGGAATGAGCTCCTGCAATTCAAAAGGTCAAGCAACAAAATCCAAACAAACTTCACAACCCACGACGTGAACACACGAATTAAGAAAAGCCATTCCAACCAACTCATTACAACCTCTGCAGTACCTAACAGGCGGATCCCAATTCAATTTCGTCTTCTGGGGTACCTTGGAGACCACTGCCGCAAGAATTGGCACGATTTCTTCCGCAGTAACAACCTCGAAGGAAACAACGGTCTGGTGCATTTTTGCCCGGCAAACCGACGCTGTGTGAATCGATAGGGGCTCTGTTTACCGCGGCTCCTCACCTTGACCTACGCGACTCTAACGCGGCTTACGCCCCCGCAACATTACGCGCCAGCTTAGGAGACGACGCTTGGAGGCTCGCTGCTGCTGCGGTCGTCCTTTGGTTTTTCCCGACCGGAACGAGGAGAGTTCGCGTTCATTCATAAGAGCGAGGATGCCGCCAAGGAAAGATATCGGGGTCCGGAAGTCGTGGAGGATGTTGTAGGATGTATGAATTTTATGGAAATTCGAATGGAATTGAAGATAGAGAATTTCAtccaatattgaatatttttcattgacatTTTTGTGACAAATTTCAGGAGTTTTTGTGATAATGTTTTTAGTTTTTGTGCGTTCCTCGAACAgtgcagggtgttcctgaaatagaggtacaaaggaaaatgaaaaattccttggacaattttaagaaaaaaaaagtcctgtAAACATCATAACAACCATTGAAGAAGATTATTGCAAAAGCAATGCCTAATATTTCCGTTATGAGAGATCTGATTTTGACGACGTTGGGTTGTGTAATTAAAAGAACAATTTCAATTATCGTGCAAAAAAAAGTCCGGTAAACATAGGcccgcaaacgttttgttttcgaaatcaggtgtttctattttttgtgatgattacagCGCTTTATCGAGtctataaagggtgtttcataATATATGGACTTCAGGATATGATAGCTCGTCcaaagtataaaaaaaattcgattaaCCTACCCTCTAAAATGCATCATTTTCGAGATACTGGGTgttgaatttgaaagaaaaaatcgcTTGTAGATATTTCCAGAACTTTTTATCGTACAAAAGAAAGCTTTCGTGAGCATTGTTCAGttgttcaaaaaataattttgaattgttaaTCTGTAGTTTTTgtgttaaaaaaaagaaaaccagTGAATACCATGTTTTTCAATATAGAAGTTTATATTTCTCGAAAATTGTCGACTTTAGAGCGTATGACTAGGAATGCTTTTTTTGTGTAGAAAACATTGGCGGTTCAAATGAGCGTCTCAAAAAACGTACTTTTTTCATAAAAGTAAAACAGGGGAGGAAAACATCCACTATTCCTTCAAAACGTTCACCAATTAAGActtgaaaaaagaaatacacACAAAACATAACTAATTATGATTAGAAAATGTTTGCGAAAACTGTTTTCTGTACGATAAAAGATTCCGAAAATATttgcaaaaaaacaattttttttcaatgtctcGAAAATGATGCATTTTAGAGGGTGAATTGATGTaaacttttttcatatttttgaataatataaaaataaattttgaaatgtatAAATATCCGCTACAAATTggataaataagtaccaaaacttataattaatttattcatcacagtctACTATTTGGATCTtatgaaatttcagattttttacgatttttctgaagattaccagagaattgtttgaaatttgtttcCCAAAAGCAGATATGACAAAAATACAAGAATCCAAAGAGTGCAGTACTGGACCAAAAATTCTATTTGTATTTTTCTGAATTACCAGTGGTCTGCCAAGAAAaggttctgaaggaaagaagcaGTCACTGCCCCAGAAAAATAACAcactgtagatttgcatacaaaatgaGCTTCACGAGTCATaagataaaaatttcaaattgaaatatctatgccgaATTTATGttagggaaggtgctatgagaaaaaatttgaaaaaaaaatttaacttcaacaccctgtacctcgaaaacaaagtaCTTGGCGGTAATGTTTAATTGGATTTGTCTCTTAAAATggtccgaggaatctgtcattttcgtttgtgcCCCCAACTcaggaataccctgtatatgtagGTAGTTATGTTAATTGGCGCATTAatgcgagcgctcaaaagctatTGACTTCGAGACagcgttttattttttttttaatgatctgTTTGCAGTTTCTAtgaatttcagagaaaaattatgTGAAGTTTGGGAAACTATTATCCAGAATCTACTATAGCCTCAATTATAGCCTTCTGAATTCAATGCAATTCCACTTGATGCAAGAATTTTCCTCTTAAAGTAGAGCTAAAAGAAATCTGATTTATCCTCCGATTCATCTCATTTAAAATTCCTAGTTGAAGTGTATGAAATGACTTTCTCATTAAGTACCTCactgaaaagaaatttttgattttgattgagTTGATTAATATGGAAATATCTTCGGATTCTTCGGAATAACTAATCTTCACGAGTGTGTATGTAAAATTGACAGCCTTTGTGCAACCATTCGTTATGGCTCATGAACCTAGGCTGAACCAAATTGTTCTCTTTTTAAaggtgaattgaaaaaattctgaaatacttatttcatttcaataaagtATTATAACTCTTATAATATAAATACATTTTCCTGATCTGACGACGCTATCAATACGAAACGAAGcttaaaatttctattttttacaACATTCAAAATCTCAATCCGTCGGTTTTTTGGTCACAAATTtaatagataattttttttcgatattctcccccaaatttttatgattctgatttAGAtcgaattcataatttttaaattataagaaATGTAGAGTTTCGAAAGGTCATTCTCACGGAACCCTTGCAGGATTTTTACAATTAACGATCTTGACCGTGGCATATGAGATCCgaacctatcctgaaaatttcaatcccaggctcaaaattcgaatattacAGAGAGTAGTACCTAGAAAAAGTAAAATACTTAAGTGAAATCTAACCTTTATAAATAATGCTCGATTTTCCTAAATGGTAAAAGAACTAATACGCGGTGACATAACTCAAAGACCGCAAAAAAGCAGAATTTTATCAATACCTCCATTATATCCAGAAACTCCTGATAATAACTGAAACTTCAtcattaaattatttcaaacgtAACGTTACTGCAACTTCACATAAATTCTAACAGAGCGCTTTCATTATGAGATAACTATCAGCGATAGAAATACGAAGAACGTCTGCCCGAAAAACGATATTATTGATACGCGAGAGTATCAGTATCAGCCGCTCATGAAGTATAGAGTTTCTATAACTCAGTTCTTTTCGCAATACGATAGCTCGGTCGAGtaggtgattttttttctcggtGAAGGTCAGCCGACATGTTCACAGGAAGTTTTGGTTTTACGTTCCATAAATAACTGTACGAGTGTAGGCGACTGCTAACTAGACCCTAATGAAAATTCATTCCACACAAATAGGTTTTGGTTTTATACAGGCCAGTTCCCGAATTGATGACCTCACACGAATAGATTTGGCTCGTCTTTCTGGACCAATTGTCTTTCGTCAGAACGGGCACATTATCGATATATTTATGGTGTTGTTTTTTAGAATGTCAGGATTGGGAATGACATCAAAAGAGCCGAGAATGAAACGATGGAGAATTCAGGCAGCATTGCATAAATTCGATTATTCAAATGAGGACTTGTTATTTGTTCGGTTGGCAATATGAATATTTGCCATTGTTGTTAATTCCTTTTGGGATTCGATGCACGTTTTCATCtattttcctattcaaatatccACAGGCAGTAACACAAATAATatgtttgtgttttttattACTTTGTGCCAGAAAATTGAGAATTAATAGAATGGATCagcatattttttatataaatagaTATCAATTCTCTCTTCtgcgaaaaaaaataattcaaataattatctATACAACTAGAGTGTCGAgcgattctttttttttcgaatcaaatgtTTTTAAATCAGACAATACAATGAGTGAAAAAATATCTTaacacacaatttttttcaaaaggtAAGAGGCTCGGTAAGAGGACTGTAAGTATATAAGTTTTTATCAGAATATATAGAAAACGTGTGAAACTAAGTTTTTTTCTATCGAGGTTtctataaaatatattatttatgagGCTTAGCGTTATTATCTATACTTCTTCGAACTTTTCTCAAAAAGTGGAATATAACATACACTTTTTTTATGTGGAGAAAGTTAAATTTAACATACCGCTGTAGAAAAATTtatcttttcaaaataaaagtgATTAAAAAAATGcgttcattcagaaaaaaaatcgacgatcttgaaattgattttacACACATAACTGAAAAACAGAGAATATGGAAAAAGTTAAAGTCAAGGTTTGAGTATTTCTCTCGGtatttcttttttagaatgaataaaaaaatagttAGGAATCATTGTTGCATGTTTCAGAGAGATTATTGAGCCCTTCAGGTATCAACTGTTAGTGATTAAACTtaaattttcgatatttctATGAAGTCTCataagaaaatattcataaatttttttcaaaatctaataTCCCATCGGATTTCATTCATAAATTCAGTGTTTCACAAGAATGAATGAGGAAATCTCGAACTCATATAAATAGAATCAAACTTATcataaataaaaattcgatttcTCTAGAAGACGTCATATTCTCACTATGTAacttaatattaatttttgccAAATGATTTTGATATTCCGAGTTATTCCGAGTTCTGTATCCCAAATCCTAAGTAGGTATGTATTAAGTACCTAGTACCCTCGCTAGTACTTTCTTGCACTTTGGAAGTCACTTATTGAGAATCTGCTAGCTTTCTGAATTCAAGAAATTCAAAGTTATTTCAATTCATGCAAGAATTTACCCGAGTTTACCTATGAAAGTAGatctaaaaaaaacaaatcatttaaaatacCTAGTAGGACTATGAAATGTCTTTTTTATTACCTTAAGTCGAGCCTTacgcaaagaaaatcaaaacatTACCACTCCTTATAGTTTTTAAGTTATGTGATATTGATTGAATCGATTAATATGGAAATATCCTCGGAAATATCTAACAACCTTCACGAGTGAGTATGTAAAATTGACAGCATTTGTAAAATCATTTGTTATGGGTCATAAACCAAAGGTGAACgaaattgttttgtttttagaggtgaattggaaaaattataaaatacgtatttcatttcaatcaagTCTGTGAACTCTCTataattctaataaaatatatttaacgaTGTATCGATGGGGAAGgagaatcgaaaaatttttgaaattatgtacttatttcatttcaatcaagTCTTTAAATTCTATAtaggtatatgtatataaaatatatctaacaATGTaaagatataaatatttcagttcTATTCTTCGGTGATTATCATTTTGATTCTTCCGATGATAAAATTTTTGGTATGCAGGTTTTCGAAAATTAGAAATTAACATACATATTAACTATAAAAACGAAAAGGCGAGAACCGAGGCGAGAACTCAATGCAAATTAAATGTCCTATCTTATGAATacctattcaatatttatttacacCCACGAAGAAACATTGCGACATTCTCCTTGAACTGAAGTGAATCAAAAATATCTCATTATGAATCACTAGTTCTTATCCTTCGTATTTTAAACACATTAAGAGGTCATATAACAAGTAACATTGGCTCCACTCAAATTGGATAATGTGGCGagaaatatcttgaaaaaaaatctagtGTGACGTCAACTATAAAGCAacgatttttttcgataacaaATGTTTTGGATCTAGACGTAAACAAGTGGATAACACAATGTTTCGCAAAATCACATGAATTTGGAAGGATTGTGCAAATGTGAGTTTTACATAAgtgatatttatggaatttaTAGTTTTGCATGCTGAAAGCCGGTAACTCAAACTCACCGTATTCTTTCGGGAATTTCAATCTTCGACTTCTTCTTCATATGAGCGTGTACAGGAGAGATGCTTGGCTCGCTTCCAGAAGCCGGTGGTGACGAAGAACGGTTACTAGATGAAAGACTTCCTGTTCTACCACGACTCTCCATAACCGTTGTAAGATTGTGATTAGTATTGACAGCTAATACAGGTCTAGAATTACGATTAcgtctcttcttcttcttgccgGTGTCGATTTCCTCAATACGTCCGAAGATATTACTCGTGGGCGGCGGAGGCATCCAATCTAAGTCTTTTTTTAGGTGACCCCTTCCGCATTTACAGGCACAGGCTTTGTAGGCCAGATCGTAGCCTTTTTTCGTCCAGAGATTCTGATGTCTCTGACGCTCGGACCAAGACCGTGCCCTACCGCAAGTTTTTAAATAGGCAAGTACCGTCTGTTCCCACTGTTCGAAACACTCACGGTGCATATAACGTCCGCTGGTGCACAATTCGTTGTTGCACGTCACACGAACAGTGTCCCTCAAATCGTCCAGAGAAATGAGCATAGGATCATTGTTATTGTGCAGCATTTGCTGCTGTTGGGCGCGAAGACACTCTCCAGTCGGAACGCAACACCTGGTGACATTGCTGGTGGTCTCCTCCAGGGATTCGATGCCCAGGAGGCCTTGAACTTGGCCAAAGTGACGTCGCGGTGCCATGCCTACTCTATCTGCATCCACGTTTAACCGAGAATTGGCGCGCGACGTGCGTGCCACTAAAACCGCTTTGGACTCCTACGAAAGTGACCTTGGCTCTGTACGTCTTACAGGCGGCTCACTCCACAGCCTACTGCCGTGCCGCAACAGTGCAGCGAAATCGTGGTCGGCGATGCACACGCATCGCACCAAGCCGGGGAAAGTTATCTTGGAGGGGAGGCTGCCTGAAGGACTGAAAGCGAAAGGTAGGGGAATTGGTGGGGGTTGAGCTTTTCACTTTCCTTAGTCGACGCTTGCGCCCCCGCTTTCACTCTCGATCAGCCCTGACCGACGCTGGCCGTCGAGACGCTCGTTGGCGTCGCCCTCGTCGGATGCAGCACCACGTATAGAGGATGCAGGCGCCGGCTTCGTCGGATAGTTGAATCGACGCAGCTTCCGGTGCCGGAGATATATCACAGCATGTTAGTTGGTAAAAGAGTTTTTGCGACGGGTTGTATTTTTTTTACGAAGAATTCAAAGACTTTTGCTGCTGTCGCTTtcgtaataacaaaaaaaatagatGACATTCAGTGGAAAAGGTTTGATTCGTAGTTTTCGTACCACAAGTCGAATGTTGTATCCGACAGTTTTCAACTTCTAGTCAGAAATAATATTGGAACTGAAAATCACATCATTCGTCCTTTTCTTCACATTAAtacaaatagtttttttttatactcaGATAGATATCGAATTTTTCGACTCCTAGAAATCAATTCTGAATCCCTGTAGGTGATAAAATTCGGACTGACTTCGTTAGCATTAACAGCTGATATTATTCAAGATGAATAGTAAATAGTCCAATATCGACAAAAAACAATcactgaattttcaatttttcacaaaactagAAATTATTGtagaatataaaatttcttcGATTAATATAAGTAAACGAATATCGAATTATTGGAAGGTTTTCTCACGGTCTAATATTTGTTACAAGGATAGAAacctaaataaaaaattttactttttATTCAGTTGTTcagttttctttttaaattcttCTGTGAGGGATAGTATTGATTATATGATTGACCAAGGAAACGAATCAAATTTTATGATTGTTTTTTCGGTTCAACTGATGAAACAGAAGGTAAGTTTTATCTATTTCATTTCAAGCAGAATAGActtaattcaattaattcacttattcaaaatttcagacGCGCATAGACAAAATATTTCGGGGAAATCtaaatttcttcttttcttttcaCTCGTTTGAgttcatttattcgaatgaaatttgaaagaagTTAGTATTTTACGCTCGATTGTTTATTCACGTGCAATCCCCACTCCTATCTTTATAAAATACGGAATCGTTTGAAATGTTTCTTTTAGAATTTATGATttttaaatgatgaaaaattatttctcaaaagATTTGATCCTTGTCActtcagtttattttttcagCTATTGCCAGCAAATAGTAGAAAAacactgtaatgaactcattattgGTTTTCTCCTAAATAGAATCagaaaaattagaatttttcaataaaaaaagccTGATTATTGTCATACAGCTTTGTTCGTGCGCCCAACATTACTGCAGGATGTGGCAAATATATTCTGAATATATTTAGAAGATTTTGTTTTCATCTCATAGTGATAGGATATTCATGGAATTGGTGTCGTTATTTGACAactaaatcaaaaattttaacCTGGTATATTTAGgattataaggaaaaatatttcagatggCAGTGTTTCCGAAACCAGTGAGAAGATTTTGCATATAAACGAACTTATTAggattatttaaaataaaatggttataattatAACGAGCTTCAACTTGAAACCAGCGTGCAAAAATGCAAACTACTTATAAATATCATTCTTTCCCGATAATTCCATATAATTATTCTTCGAAATAATATGTAAGATTGTTTTTGTGGTTGAAAACTATCTTGGTAAATAAAGTCACTTTCGTGATTGACGGATATTACTACATTGCATCGCCTTAGGCAATAATTATCTAGATCGTAATTCGTAGcaggttttcattcattttcgaagagttatttttatttatgcCTATAAATCTGCGAATTCCTCATCATTGTGAACAATTCGTCTTGTATTTAGAGCGGGTtttacaaaacatttttttacagTAGTCTAACATTTCGGAACTTTGGATCCCGGCACTAGTGCGAAAAGGTATAATGACGAATAATATGCCAAGTAAACTTTTatcaagaaatattgaaaataattccagtTGTTCTGACTCACAAACTG carries:
- the LOC123676731 gene encoding headcase protein isoform X4, producing the protein MAPRRHFGQVQGLLGIESLEETTSNVTRCCVPTGECLRAQQQQMLHNNNDPMLISLDDLRDTVRVTCNNELCTSGRYMHRECFEQWEQTVLAYLKTCGRARSWSERQRHQNLWTKKGYDLAYKACACKCGRGHLKKDLDWMPPPPTSNIFGRIEEIDTGKKKKRRNRNSRPVLAVNTNHNLTTVMESRGRTGSLSSSNRSSSPPASGSEPSISPVHAHMKKKSKIEIPERIRVAGGANGIFTRRQDFSSFNSLPKIKLNSYQIKTEDEGNHGNDDTRCFILSTLASHNRSKVQCVLCEEYLLVFDRYPLVDGTFFLSPRQHSKSCIEVKVEGRTQFLTCVCMGCLEGNPGRQICCRFCNNRWDGSSLVLGTMYSYDIFAAMPCCTERIKCNSCFKPVLHPAQRLNYFSDYSHMVPCPHCRTLDTHFVKSLQYCFIQNSVRPFSRWP